One window of the Trachemys scripta elegans isolate TJP31775 chromosome 13, CAS_Tse_1.0, whole genome shotgun sequence genome contains the following:
- the ATXN1L gene encoding ataxin-1-like, with the protein MKPAHERSQECLPPKKRDLPVTSEDVGRVASCSTNHTPVSDAPEWCRSVVVTGQSQAPLRYGLGSDGAEAVAGLTVDQYGMLYKVAVPPATFSPTGLHPVVNMSPLPPSFNVTSSLIQHPGIPYSPIHYAQIPSTSLQFIGSHYTVPYAVPPSFLPSPLLSPSANLTTSHVPRFVPYASLFTEEATPSPQTTSPAHAFSKAAAVISPSGQMQHHAGVQPLDITQSRVPVYYQMSRLPPGYSAYESATVGGSPDPPLQESQLSSEVASANGGQRHLEHSVVRRTSEALASASNKAEGPQPGAAVQCVVDGQLFSGYQTLRTEDSVPAHRSTPDTDLEVQRVVGVLASQDYSILAAQRKDGLSPLNLCHNIPDQQGESRGLLRNPVETAEKSQARSPYVMSPEEPVRHRQLPKGMVVANGKPVLVRIGSEPIRSSASEILMRESPDAQICGSSRDKDTAQLQPPSSSHLPSHFMKGAIIQLATGELKRVEDLQTQDFVRSAEVSGGLKIDSSTVVDIQESQWPGFVTLHFVVGEQQSKVSIDVPPEHPFFVYGQGWSSCSPGRTAQLFALPCHRLQVGDVCISISLQSLNGNSASPANCPLAGQLVPTRERPERTGQGPREPSDRASERKNQTERDSAAQISCTDSSQPDPGAQHCWTAPGFQRYSMQGEGSRPSLLRPSFIPQEVKLSIEGRSNAGK; encoded by the coding sequence ATGAAACCTGCTCATGAGAGAAGCCAGGAATGCCTTCCCCCAAAGAAACGAGACCTTCCAGTCACCAGTGAGGATGTGGGGAGGGTAGCCAGCTGCTCTACCAATCACACGCCCGTGAGCGATGCCCCAGAGTGGTGCAGGAGCGTCGTGGTGACTGGGCAGAGCCAAGCACCGTTACGATATGGCCTTGGCAGTGATGGTGCTGAAGCAGTAGCTGGCCTGACTGTGGATCAATATGGCATGCTATACAAAGTGGCTGTGCCTCCAGCCACCTTCTCTCCCACTGGTCTCCACCCAGTTGTGAACATGAGTCCTCTGCCCCCTAGCTTTAATGTAACCTCTTCCCTGATCCAGCATCCAGGGATTCCGTATTCCCCCATCCACTATGCTCAGATTCCCTCTACGTCTCTTCAGTTTATAGGGTCACATTACACAGTGCCCTATGCTGTGCCCCCCAGCTTCCTCCCTAGTCCTCTTCTATCACCTTCTGCCAACCTCACCACCTCTCATGTTCCCCGTTTTGTGCCATATGCCTCTCTTTTTACAGAAGAAGCCACTCCTTCCCCCCAGACTACCTCTCCTGCCCATGCTTTCAGCAAAGCTGCCGCTGTCATCTCCCCTTCAGGCCAAATGCAGCACCATGCTGGAGTCCAGCCACTGGACATCACACAGAGTAGAGTTCCTGTCTATTACCAGATGTCTCGGCTCCCACCAGGGTATTCAGCATATGAGAGCGCCACTGTAGGGGGAAGCCCAGATCCTCCTCTGCAAGAAAGTCAACTGAGTTCAGAGGTAGCCTCTGCCAATGGTGGTCAGAGACATCTGGAGCATAGTGTGGTGAGGAGGACCAGTGAGGCTTTGGCCTCTGCCAGCAATAAAGCTGAaggcccgcagcctggggctGCAGTGCAGTGTGTGGTGGATGGACAGCTCTTTTCAGGTTATCAGACTCTGAGAACAGAGGACTCTGTGCCAGCTCACAGAAGCACGCCAGACACTGACTTGGAGGTGCAGAGAGTGGTTGGGGTGTTGGCTTCTCAGGATTACTCTATTCTGGCAGCCCAGAGAAAGGATGGCCTGAGCCCTTTAAACCTTTGCCATAATATCCCTGATCAGCAGGGGGAGTCAAGGGGCTTGCTGAGGAACCCAGTGGAAACAGCTGAGAAAAGCCAGGCCAGGAGTCCATATGTGATGTCCCCTGAGGAGCCAGTTAGACACAGACAGTTACCCAAAGGAATGGTGGTAGCCAATGGCAAGCCAGTCTTGGTGCGTATTGGGTCTGAGCCCATCAGGTCTTCTGCTTCAGAAATCCTGATGAGAGAGAGTCCAGATGCACAGATCTGCGGAAGCTCGCGTGACAAGGACACAGCCCAGTTGCAgccccccagctcctcacatCTGCCCTCCCATTTCATGAAAGGAGCCATCATACAGCTGGCCACAGGGGAGCTGAAGAGGGTGGAAGACCTGCAGACCCAGGACTTTGTGCGGAGTGCTGAGGTTAGCGGGGGCCTGAAGATTGACTCCAGCACAGTGGTGGATATCCAGGAGAGCCAGTGGCCTGGGTTTGTCACATTGCATTTTGTGGTTGGGGAGCAACAGAGTAAAGTGAGCATTGACGTACCCCCCGAGCATCCCTTCTTCGTGTATGGCCAGGGCTGGTCCTCCTGTAGCCCGGGGCGGACCGCTCAGCTCTTTGCTCTGCCCTGTCACAGGCTGCAGGTGGGCGATGTCTGCATATCAATCAGTTTACAGAGCTTGAATGGCAACTCTGCTTCTCCGGCTAACTGCCCTCTTGCAGGCCAGCTGGTGCCCACCAGAGAGAGGCCCGAGAGAACAGGTCAGGGGCCCAGAGAGCCATCTGACCGAGCTAGTGAGAGGAAGAATCAGACAGAAAGGGACAGTGCAGCCCAGATTTCCTGTACAGACTCCTCCCAGCCTGACCCTGGTGCTCAGCACTGCTGGACAGCCCCAGGCTTCCAAAGATACAgcatgcagggggaggggtctCGTCCGTCCCTGCTTCGTCCCTCTTTCATTCCACAGGAGGTCAAGCTGTCCATCGAAGGGCGTTCTAATGCAGGGAAGTGA
- the ZNF821 gene encoding zinc finger protein 821: protein MSRRKQTTPNKVHWEQVFAGLEEQARQAMMKSDFPGAFGDQRPTIHQLQDQDSSSSDSEGEEEETTQDEVSSHTSEEDGTMVKVKKEFETAEQPVAGNQRIGANEVTEDLNTGPMLGLSQCPLCQLECGSREQLIAHVYQHTAAVVSAKSYMCPVCGRALSSPGSLGRHLLIHSEDQLSNCAVCGARFTSHATFNSEKLPEVLADSLPTPHSEGPSGAEEKDVAFNAPVYPAGILLVCNNCAAYRKLLEAQAPGVRKWALRRQNEPLEVRLQRLERERTAKKSRRDNETPEEREVRRMRDREAKRLQRMQETDEQRARRLQRDREAMRLKRANETPEKRQARLIREREAKRLKRRLEKMDMMLRAQFGQDPSAMAALAAEMNFFQLPVSNVELESQLLGKMAFEEQSNSTLH, encoded by the exons GGGAGCAGGTCTTCGCAGGCCTGGAGGAGCAAGCCCGCCAGGCCATGATGAAAAGTGACTTTCCTGGAGCCTTTGGAGACCAGCGGCCAACAATTCAccagctgcaggatcaggactccagcagca GCGACAgcgagggggaggaagaggagaccaCGCAGGACGAAGTCTCTTCGCACACCTCTGAGGAGGACGGCACAATGGTGAAAGTGAAAAAGGAATTCGAAACTGCAGAGCAGCCTGTAGCTGGAAACCAGCGGATTGGAGCAAATGAG GTGACTGAGGATTTGAACACAGGCCCCATGCTGGGACTGTCGCAGTGCCCGCTCTGCCAGCTGGAATGTGGGAGCAGAGAGCAGCTCATTGCTCACGTGTACCAG CACACTGCAGCTGTGGTCAGTGCCAAGAGCTACATGTGTCCGGTGTGTGGCAGAGCCCTCAGCTCCCCAGGGTCCCTGGGGCGACACCTCCTGATCCACTCAGAGGACCAACTGTCAAACTGTGCAGTGTGTGGGGCGCGCTTCACCAGCCATGCCACATTCAACAG TGAGAAACTGCCAGAAGTGCTAGCAGATTCCTTGCCTACCCCGCACAGCGAGGGCCCTTCCGGTGCTGAGGAGAAGGACGTTGCCTTTAACGCCCCTGTGTATCCTGCGGGCATCCTCCTAGTGTGCAACAACTGTGCTGCCTATCGCAAGCTGCTGGAGGCACAGGCTCCTGGCGTGCGCAAGTGGGCGCTTCGCCGGCAGAACGAGCCACTGGAAGTGCGGCTTCAGCGCCTGGAGCGGGAGCGCACGGCCAAGAAGAGCCGGCGGGACAACGAGACGCCAGAGGAGCGGGAGGTGAGGCGCATGCGGGACCGAGAGGCTAAACGCCTGCAGCGCATGCAAGAGACAGATGAACAGCGGGCGCGGCGGCTGCAGAGGGACCGGGAGGCCATGAGACTGAAACGTGCTAATGAGACCCCGGAGAAGCGGCAGGCGCGGCTCATCCGGGAGCGCGAGGCCAAGAGGCTGAAGCGGCGCCTGGAGAAAATGGACATGATGCTTCGGGCCCAGTTTGGCCAGGACCCCTCTGCCATGGCTGCTTTGGCAGCCGAGATGAACTTCTTCCAGCTGCCAGTGAGCAATGTGGAGCTGGAAAGCCAACTGCTGGGCAAGATGGCCTTCGAGGAGCAGAGCAACAGCACGCTGCATTGA